The Ziziphus jujuba cultivar Dongzao chromosome 7, ASM3175591v1 genome includes a region encoding these proteins:
- the LOC107424861 gene encoding cysteine proteinase mucunain, translating to MALLTFSTLLLFLSLSLSSSSSSASDMSIISYNQNHDSQSSWRTDDQVKDIYEQWLAKHNKAYNGLGEQDRRFEIFKENLRFIDEHNALNRTYKLGLNRFADLTNEEYRAKFLGTRTDAKRRVMKSRNASRRYAHSGEKLPESVDWRRQGAVNPVKDQGSCGSCWAFSTIAAVEGINQITTGKLISLSEQELVDCDRSYNEGCNGGLMDYAFEFIIQNGGMDTEDDYPYAGFDGKCDLAKENKKVVTIDGYEDVPAYDENALRKAVAHQPVSVAIEAGGPALQLYESGVFTGECGTALDHGVVVVGYGKENGIDYWLVRNSWGNSWGEDGYIKIQRNVVNSYTGKCGIAMEASYPVKNTQNSIKPYWAYEIASEMISVA from the exons ATGGCCCTCCTAACCTTCTCAACCCTCCTTCTCTTCCTCTCCTTGTCTctctcatcatcttcatcatctgcCTCTGACATGTCCATAATCTCCTACAACCAAAACCATGATTCCCAATCGAGTTGGCGAACTGATGACCAGGTGAAGGACATCTATGAGCAATGGTTGGCAAAGCACAACAAAGCTTATAACGGTCTCGGAGAGCAAGACAGGAGGTTTGAGATCTTTAAGGAAAATCTAAGGTTCATCGATGAGCATAATGCTCTAAACCGGACCTACAAACTGGGCTTGAACAGGTTCGCTGACCTTACCAATGAGGAATACCGTGCCAAGTTTTTGGGAACCAGAACGGACGCCAAACGAAGGGTCATGAAGTCCAGGAACGCTAGTCGGAGGTATGCCCATTCCGGCGAGAAGTTGCCGGAATCTGTGGATTGGAGACGACAGGGTGCTGTTAATCCCGTCAAAGATCAAGGAAGTTGCg GAAGTTGCTGGGCTTTCTCAACAATAGCCGCAGTAGAAGGAATAAACCAAATAACAACTGGAAAACTGATCTCTCTATCAGAGCAAGAGCTGGTGGACTGTGACAGATCATACAACGAGGGCTGCAATGGAGGTCTAATGGACTATGCTTTTGAATTCATCATTCAAAATGGTGGCATGGACACCGAAGATGATTACCCTTATGCAGGATTCGATGGAAAATGTGACCTCGCTAAG GAGAATAAGAAGGTTGTCACTATTGACGGGTACGAGGATGTTCCTGCTTATGATGAGAATGCATTGAGAAAGGCTGTGGCTCATCAGCCTGTCAGTGTAGCTATTGAAGCTGGTGGCCCTGCTCTGCAGCTCTATGAGTCT GGCGTTTTCACTGGTGAATGTGGGACAGCACTAGATCatggtgttgttgttgttggataTGGGAAAGAGAATGGTATAGATTACTGGCTTGTGAGGAACTCATGGGGCAATAGCTGGGGAGAAGATGGGTATATCAAAATACAGAGGAATGTGGTTAACTCCTACACTGGCAAATGTGGCATTGCAATGGAAGCCTCTTACCCTGTGAAAAATACCCAAAACTCCATTAAACCTTACTGGGCTTATGAGATTGCTAGCGAGATGATAAGCGTTGCTTGA